TATTTGTTTGACACTTATGTTAACATGCTAAGTTAACCTCAAACTCTATTCTTAAAAAAGTCTACAAATGTAGCCCCAGTTCTCCTTTTTTACAGCAACAAACACCTCATTAAAGAACCCACTTGTACCAGTATACCAGTATACTCTATCTTAAATGACCTTCAAATAAATAGTCAAAAATGAAACATGTCAGTTTTATCAGATGGCAATAacctaaatataaaaaaagcaatttatttatattattaacagctgatttaaatcaaagtgccatttttattttaacatttaaagtaaagaagCCAAAAAGCCAGTCACTATGCATCCAAAGTGGTCCAAATAAAGCAGTTGACCCTCAGCTGCAGGACCAGCTGTCACTCAACAAGCTTCCACTGTAACCTACAAGCaatattttcctctttttgttttaatttgaccTTATTCTATCACCTGAGCTCAGCTACTGTGAAGATCAACGAGCCGAGGCTGTGCATTTGTCTTACAGTTTAACTGAAATCGTTATGATCCACGAAGCTGCAGGAGGCTTTggaccaccacctccaccaaaTGCTTTGATTGGCACATGCTCCTTCTTGGATAACAAACATCACAGCTCTGATCAGGCTCTCACGACCCCTCGCTGTCTCCCCACCTGCTTCTCAATATGGCTGTCTGTGAAGTTTAGTTGACTGCAGGGTTAGTGCAATCCACAGATACTTCCCCAAGATAACAACAGTTCAAACGCCTTAAACTGTTCCACTGATGGTATTCGCATCTCCACATGAATCTATCCACAGAGACACTTTGTCTAAAACAGCCGTAGAAACTCATCACCACCTCGTACACCTGTCACAATCCTCCAGCATGACCACAGATATGATCTATTTTAGCAGCATCAGGCAGGCATTTGCATCATATTTGTTAACCAGGATGTGACCGGCACAGGCAGACGAGGCAGCAGGGGGGGAAAAGAGAAGGAAACTGTCAAATGGCCATCAGTGTAAAAAAATAAGCTGCTGATATTGCGAACAAGACAAAGTTCCTATTCATGATGGCAACCACAATCCCTCCACCACTTTAGTGCTAAAGGCAACAGGTCAATTGTATTTCCAACAGTGGTTTGTGGCACTGAAATGTGGTTCTTCACTCATGTAAATGACTTAGTGATAACGCAATAAATTTTACTCTCTaactattaaaaacacaacGCTGTCAGAGAGAGACCCTGAAAGTGTCaaaatcagttttaaaataATGGGAACAGCTGGgaactgtgaaaataaatataagtCATATctaaattgtaataaataaacagattaaATTGATAGAAAACTTCAAACGCAGTTCACTTGAAATGTGTTCATCTGTTTTTATTGTAGCAACTAAAAAAATTGTACGTTGACAACAGTGTTAATAATATTTATCCAGTTTTCGATGCAATACGTAAAAGAGTTTTTAACAAGTATGGACATCATATGAAGCTCATTACACAGACACAAACCACGTAAGCAAAATCAGAAGACATTAAATATTCTCTTCTGAtgtttttgaaatatattttaaaacgtCCTCCAGAAGAATGCAAaaccatgtttgtttgttttctcgaTTTTGCTGAATGAaataagagagctgtgcagctGTCTGGACGCTGGTGTTTTTTATTTCCCCCCCGTTGTGTCTGATGGAGAGGAATGAGAAGCAGCTCACCGTTGTTGCAGTACTGTAGCAGCAGGTTGGTGCTGTCATACAGGCTCCCACACGAAGCTATCCGCTCCGACATCCTTTCCTCCTTTTGTTATCTCTTCTGTTTTTCGTCTCCTTTGTCCTCCTTtcacctctctccctctcttcttcACGCCGTTACCCCCTTCTGTCTCATcatacaaacacgcacacacacacacatacacacttttacCTGCCTCGGCTCTCCGGCTATTCCCGCTCCAGCCTTACTGTCACCATCAAGTGCACCCTGTGGGACAAACTGCACTTCCTCTGCGTGCTTTCAAAGTAATATTCAACAATGCTTCTCGGCCACTTAATATGATTTGGAAGACTTATGCGATTGTGATGTCAATTTTGAACTAAATTAAATGTAGATTTTAATACAATATCAAAaaaatacagattaaaaatgtttctATATAGTCACCTTAATTTATACAAATGACAAAGACTCTGCAGTGAAGTTATTTTGAAACACTATTTAACCtaaaagacttttaattccacTGGTCAGCAGGATAAAAGCAGTTTAATCTGACTTTTCGTcttttaagtaaataaataaaaatgtccccagaaatatgaatttaaaacattacagataattacctttttattttatgttatattttttacattacttttatttttttgtttgttttgtttttccttagtTTTGGGTCTCCTTTGCAATGGGActcgcttttattttgaagggagAACCATGTTTCTTCCGGCAATAATCTAATTGACATCTtcccgtctgtctgtctgccttgTGTGCCGCTGTTCCTATAGCAACAGCCTCTCCGGCAGCTGTGGTCCGGGTAGCGATCATTGGCGGCAGGAAAGCTATACAGTTTATAGAGTGTAGAAAACTACGAACTAAATGAAAcaggtttgtgtttgtgagacGGGAAAGGTGATCCCAGGCAGGCGTTGCGTTCCTGAATAATTGACGGAGAAACGGTGTGCTACACCTGGCGCACGTGTTTACAATCGATGCCAGAAACCGTTGAGACAGAACTGGAGGTTAAATCTCTTCCGCTGCAGCCTCTGAACATGTTCGGCTGGCAGTACCTACTTTTAGTTACGattattaacatttatatttacgaataccttttgttttttgtttgtttttgaaaaaaagacTAAGTAAtaaaatcataataataaaatcataatttaataaattgccctatgatgatgatgatgattattaggTACATGCTGGGAGAAATATTGAACACACTCTGTTCTGTTCTTGAACAAATATTGAACAGAAAGATTGCTTTCAAGAAAtgtattaatgtttttattgctAACAAAGCAAAACGCATTTCAGTTAGCTAAAGCACacattttgaataaataaatatcatgaTTGGTTTAAAATGCAGACTGTATGTGACTGAATTTCATCACCAGGCCTCAAATGCATAATTAAATGAAACTAGATTCAATTTGATACAGAGCACCAAGAAATGATCAGCTTGTCAGAGAAGCTGACTTGTCTTGTGTCTTTTTTCTAAGCAAAGACTGTTACAGACAACTTTGATCTAATACTGTTAAATCTTCCTTATGGTTGGTTAGTTTTACATAAATAAAGGAGTttcagtttgtcactgaaaatTTATTTGCACAGTTTAGTCTGTTGAAATGAGTCAGAGTGGCAGTACAAACTTATTAAACTGATTCAATCTCAAGTTCCAAGACaatccatttttttccctctcaggAGGGTTCATTTCCAGTTTTCCTTTAAATGACCTCAGAAGCCATATTGAGATGGTCTGTGGGCTGATCGTGACCTTCAGGTCTTATTTTAGTCATAAAATCTAAAACCAGAGGCCACCTTAAATTGTTACACTTTCGTTAAGagtttagcttttcaaacaatAAATACCTCTGTTCTTTATGTCGTAAAGCAAAAAATCCAAATtgaaaaaataagaagaaattGAAACCTGTAAAATGCTTTGGAGCTCTTGAGTAGATGTAGaaattatgaaaatgattcatcTCAATCGCTAGTCAAGTAGATATCAAGTTTGATTTTTAATTGCTCATGTACTCGTTGTTAAAGATAAGCAGCACCCGGAAGAAAGAACTGATGATGTTGAaagaataaaatgacaaaatgaagtGATCATGTCTCCATGTTACACTcttatatcaaataaaaaccaagtcattttaattttcatatgcATTTATTCATAGTTGAAAAGTATGCACTCTGCTCCAGAGGAATGTGTAACAAGATTTGGTAGAATGTAACAGTGCTTCTGAGCAAACTTGCATAACTTTGATGATTTTATTACAATGAACCTACTCCTCACCTTCTTCATCTCCCTCACCATCAACAGAGTCAACTCCAACCTCTTCATAATCCTTCTCTAGAGCTGCCATGTCCTCCCTAGCCTCAGAAAACTCACCCTCCTCCATTCCCTCACCCACATACCAGTGAACAAATGCACGCTTGGCGTACATCAAGTCAAACTTGTGGTCAAGTCGTGCCCAGGCCTCAGCGATGGCGGTGGTGTTACTCAGCATACACACAGCCCTCTGTACCTTGGCCAGGTCTCCACCAGGAACCACAGTGGGTGGCTGGTAGTTGATGCCGACCTTGAAACCGGTGGGGCACCAGTCCACGAACTGGATGGTGCGCTTGGTTTTAATGGCAGCAATGGCAGCGTTGACATCTTTGGGCACCACATCGCCACGGTACAAAAGGCAGCAGGCCATATACTTGCCGTGGCGAGGGTCACATTTCACCATCTGATTGGCTGGCTCGAAGCAAGCATTTGTGATTTCTGAAACAGTTAACTGCTCGTGATAAGCTTTCTCTGCAGAGATGACGGGGGCGTACGTGGCCAGGGGGAAGTGAATACGAGGGTAGGGCACCAAGTTGGTCTGGAACTCTGTCAGATCAACATTGAGGGCACCATCGAAGCGGAGCGAAGCAGTGATGGAGGACACAATCTGGCTGATCAACCTGTTCAGGTTGGTGTAGCTAGGACGCTCGATATCGAGGTTCCTACGGCAGATGTCATAGATTGCCTCGTTATCTACCATGAAGGCACAGTCAGAGTGCTCTAGGGTGGTGTGGGTGGTCAGGATGGAGTTGTAGGGCTCAACCACAGCGGTGGACACTTGGGGAGCTGGGTAGATGGAAAACTCCAGCTTTGACTTCTTGCCGTAGTCGACAGAAAGGCGTTCCATCAGCAGGGAGGTGAAACCAGAGCCGGTCCCACCGCCAAAGCTGTGGAACACCAGGAAGCCCTGAAGACCAGTGCACTGGTCAGCCTGAGGATGGAGAGGGAAAGACAAAGTTAACAAGATACAGTTATATAGTTTACTTTGCCGATAATGACTCTGAATTTACCCACCAGTTTGCGGACCCTGTCCAGAACAAGATCAATAATCTCTTTGCCGATGGTATAGTGTCCACGGGCATAATTGTTAGCTGCATCCTCCTTGCCAGTGATCAGCTGCTCAGGGTGGAACAGCTGGCGATACGTCCCACTCCGCACCTCATCTAAGGAAACAGACAGACATTTTGTTATTCAAACTGACTCACATATTGCACTGCTATATTTAGCCAATGGTAACAATGCTTACCGATCACAGTGGGTTCAAGGTCCACAAAAACAGCTCTAGGGACATGCTTTCCAGCTCCAGTCTCACTGAAAAAAGTGTTGAAGGAATCATCTCCTCCGCCGATGGTCTTGTCACTGGGCATTTGTCCGTCTGGCTGAATGCCATGTTCCAAGCAATAAAGCTCCCAGCAGGCATTCCCAATCTGGACGCCAGCCTGTCCAACGTGGATGGAGATGCATTCACGCTGTGGGAAGAAAGACAGGTCACTTAAATGTTCACACTTTTTTCACTACAGATGATATGGGTACCAAAAACCTTATCACTTTTTTCACCTCCCCGACCTGTTCACCATTtacagggttcgtacgcttttttcagggtcaaattcaagcactttttaagcactttcaaggtccctttttaagcttttccagcacacagttgcagtaactgtgacgttcactagtagaactgacacacaaaacaaaacgactacactacacactaactacacaagacaacacactaacttgagactccaaacatgataaacatcacaaatctctcacgtaccaaaactctctctctctttttcgctcactcgctctctccctcttcccaacaaccaaataccacatgttgccgtatcattttttgattggtcgacatggtacatttttccaccaatagggaaggagtgttttttcttttttcactcacaagcaaagcgtgtttgctagcgctctccataaaaaACGTGACCtaccaacacaatttaaaaactggtatatagcttgaagtccgcacgttcgacccaagttgaaatggagactctgggtccgtcgaccccagagggttaatcagaaagccttaagttagctagttatgtatcgggctaatgtttaaagctttcacttgagtaaattaactcatattactgctaagtaatgttagctaagttcacagcatattccgtaatagcgctgccatactgcatcacactcagtgcatttcaatcatttctccagcgagtttgatagctagcaaaataataaccataatttaaaaaaatagcatgtgtaacgtacgcgtactggaaaattatttactaggactcacctatcatgcgactggagaacgcaaactccgccattgttgttttccatcaaacactcattaaaacagcaacctacaggtatgttagcgcactcatccccgactgtccgagggagggcGGGGTCTatattgaaacagacgcaaggcagcccaggcggggaaattttgcttttgcgtctcactttatttctctatctgataagaaaacaattcaatcagatagctatttattgtgaatgaaatacagttacattttcaagcacttttaagcaccacatctgaaattcaagcacttttcaaaccttgaaaagacgacattagaattcaagcattttcaaggatttcaagcacccgtacgaaccctgcaTTTATCCAGGTCAAAAACCTAAAACCTAAACTAAAGAGCAAGTTATTTCAAAAGGTGTCTTAGAGAAGATAGCCACACAGCAACTGAGCACTAAGAGCTATTAAAGTCCACTGGGACGCTGGGCCAGATGTTGTCACTGACTGGATATAAGCCACACCTCTCCAATGCACAACAGGCCGAACGGAAAGCGGGGAGGAATGGGTTGTCACAACCACCAAAAATGCGCCAAGTCATCTCCCCACGCCCCAAATCACACTTATACCCTCCAATCTTCCTGATAATTAAAATTATGCGACCTGTCTGATTATCAAAGAGTAAAACGTAGTTCCGTATACTGCCTTCCATGTTCCCGTTTCTACTTTTCGGTTAAAGGCAACGCTTCCTCCCTCGTTCCTTAGAACAGCAGATTAAAAACTGCGCACCGACATATCATCAGTAACCAACTGCCAACATTTGGcagagctttttaaaaattcttacCATTTTGTTCTTTGGTCCTTAGAGTAAAGAATATCAAGAAAAACTCGACAACAAATCCTACAAACCAACCGTTAGGAGTCGATCTAAGAGGAAATAATGACGCAGACAGCGCTTTCGCGCCTGATTTGCGGAGAGGACCGAACCATTTCTTATAAATTAGGAGGTGCGCGGATTACTATATGCTTAATTttatccaaaaacaaaaaaaaaacaaatcactaGATTAATCCGGAATAAAGTAAAAGGCGTCTTCTATTAATTAtagaataaaaaatgtaaattttaaacGTACAAATATCTTTTATGCCTCTCTAGTTTATAGACCCTTAGATTCGCCCTGACTTCCTCGGACCGCATTTCTAGAATCATTTTACGTATCGCCTCCTGGCGGTTTGGATGATAAATGTAACTCATGTATAACTTTTAACAATTTGAGTACAACCAagtaatttaaattttaatacaGTATTAGTACAATAAAacggaattttaaaaaatgtgtttctttctgtgtcttcATAGCTCTGCCTTCAATTACATACGTGAAAAGATGACGCAGCCAAACAGGTCACACTGCGAGAAGAAATCGATCAAGACTATTGATCTATGCAAAAATACAAAGGTGTATCCCACCAAGCAATCCCTTTGTATAaattgatgtttttgttttctttctcttttttatatgtatttattttcttcataaAAACACAGTATACTCGCTGCTTCACATTTACTCACATTTTCCTCTATATTATTATGTCTATGTTATTGTGTTGTCGTTCAATGATCACGTTGTTTAcagaaagggttttttttaagccaaCAATAAGAAGTTCAAaattatgaaaacaaaacaaaacaaaaacttccCATCTATATGCCGCTGTTCCTATAAGCAACAGATGCTCCGGCAGCTGAAGTCCGGGTAATGATCGTTGGCGGCAGGAAAGCTATACAGTTTGTAGAGTGTAGAAAACGGCGAGCCAAATGAAAcaggtttgtgtttgtgagacGAGAAAGCTGATCCTAGGTAGGATTCCTGAATAACTGACGGAGAAACGGTGTGCTACACCTGGCGCACGTGTTTACAATCGATGCCAGAAACCGGTGAGACAGAGCGGGACGTTAAACCTCTTCCGCTGAAGCCTCTGAACATGTTCGGCAGGCAGTCCCTGCTTGTAGTTACGATTATTAACAGGCATTTCTACTTTCGACCACttaaagtatttatttgtttactcatctttttaaaataaatgtaatttaattaattacttgaccTATTTACTAGGTATATCTTTTGGAGGCAATATTGACCAGAAATATTACTATTAAAAAGTAAATTGAATCAGGAAacttaaaataatattaatatctcCGTTGGGTGGCGGTAACTATTTCCCAAATCTGTGTCcttaaatttaaatataaattagtgTACCAGTTACTGTATAAAGCACACAGccttaaatatatttaatatttaatactgTAAGTATGTCATTAATTATGAGTTGTAGTTTCTAAATGTGACCACTGGGGGGAATCAGCATGGGTGTTTGTGAACAATATACAAACATGGAAGGAGGTAAGAATTTCGAATGGTATTTAAACGTTCTGCCAACTAATTTTTAAACAAGACCACAGCAGCGGTATCGACAAAACGCACTTCAGTTATCtaaagtaaatattttttagaTGAAATAACATGATTGTTTTTATGCTGACTGTGCATGTATGTTTAAggtgtattttattttcattttctgtggtGGCTGTTCGGGGTAGAACTAAAAAACATTACCATTGGCTCAGCATATACTGCCAGATGCACACCTTTGATTCCCAAATTAGTGGCCAGGGTCCCTAGAGAGTGACAAATCTGATTGACTGTGAGATTATAGTATATAGATTACTATTTTAATGTAGatgttagaaaaaagaaaatctgttcCTCACAAATGGGATTTCTGTGTTTGGGTGGaatatgctttttgtgaaaTATTATAGACTTTCCTCACTAGACCCCAAACACATAATTAGATGAAACCAGATTAAATTTTACAGCCCCAAGCAACTGctgttttatgtatttaaatatttaaggtgtaaagctttaaaactgttCTTAGAGTTTGAGtatcagtgtttaaaaaaaataaggcaCTGACACCTTGTCTTTTAATTGCTCATGTACTCTTTATTAAAGATCAGCAGCACCTTAATAAAAGAAAGTGCTGATACTGAAAGaacaaaactacaaaacaaaGTGGTCATGTNNNNNNNNNNNNNNNNNNNNNNNNNNNNNNNNNNNNNNNNNNNNNNNNNNNNNNNNNNNNNNNNNNNNNNNNNNNNNNNNNNNNNNNNNNNNNNNNNNNNNNNNNNNNNNNNNNNNNNNNNNNNNNNNNNNNNNNNNNNNNNNNNNNNNNNNNNNNNNNNNNNNNNNNNNNNNNNNNNNNNNNNNNNNNNNNNNNNNNNNNNNNNNNNNNNNNNNNNNNNNNNNNNNNNNNNNNNNNNNNNNNNNNNNNNNNNNNNNNNNNNNNNNNNNNNNNNNNNNNNNNNNNNNNNNNNNNNNNNNNNNNNNNNNNNNNNNNNNNNNNNNNNNNNNNNNNNNNNNNNNNNNNNNNNNNNNNNNNNNNNNNNNNNNNNNNNNNNNNNNNNNNNNNNNNNNNNNNNNNNNNNNNNNNNNNNNNNNNNNNNNNNNNNNNNNNNNNNNNNNNNNNNNNNNNNNNNNNNNNNNNNNNNNNNNNNNNNNNNNNNNNNNNNNNNNNNNNNNNNNtatatctatatcactaaaagcacttctggatggatgcaaactgcatttcgttgccctgtacctgtgcatgtgcaatgacaataaagttgaattctattctgtTGAATTCTATTCTGAATTCTATTCTACATTCTCACATAGCATTAAAACACCACATtttcaaacacatttatttaaagttGAAAATATACACAGGAATATTGTAACAAGATTTGATAGAACAATGTAACAGTGCTTCTGAGCGAACTTGCATAACTTTGATGATTTTATTGCAATGAACCTACTCTTCACCTTCCTCATCTCCTCACCATCAGCAGAGTCAACTCCAACCTCTTCATAATCCTTCTCTAGAGCTGCCATGTCGTCTCTAGCCTCAGAAAACTCACCCTCCTCCATTCCCTCACCCACATACCAGTGAACAAATGCACGCTTGGCGTACATCAAGTCAAACTTGTGGTCGAGTCGTGCCCAGGCCTCAGCGATGGCGGTGGTGTTACTCAGCATACACACAGCCCTCTGTACCTTGGCCAGGTCTCCACCAGGAACCACAGTGGGTGGCTGGTAGTTGATGCCGACCTTGAAACCGGTGGGGCACCAGTCCACGAACTGGATGGTGCGCTTGGTTTTGATGTTAGCAATGGCAGCGTTGACATCTTTGGGCACCACATCGCCACGGTACAAAAGGCAGCAGGCCATATACTTGCCGTGGCGAGGGTCACATTTCACCATCTGATTGGCTGGCTCGAAGCAAGCGGTTGTGATTTCTGAAACAGTTAACTGCTCGTGATAAGCTTTCTCTGCAGAGATGACGGGGGCGTACGTGGCCAGGGGGAAGTGGATACGAGGGTAGGGCACCAAGTTGGTCTGGAATTCTGTCAGATCAACATTGAGGGCACCATCGAAGCGGAGCGAAGCAGTGATGGAGGACACACCTGGCAGATCAACCTGTTCAGGTTGGTGTAGGTAGGACGCCGATATCAAGGTTCCTACGGCAGATGTCATAGATTGCTTCGTTATCTACCATGAAGGCACAGTCAGAGTGCTCTAGGGTGGTGTGGGTGGTCAGGATGGAGTTGTAGGGCTCAACAACAGCGGTGGACACTTGGGGAGCTGGGTAGATGGAAAACTCCAGCTTTGACTTCTTGCCGTAGTCGACAGAAAGGCGTTCCATCAGCAGGGAGGTGAAACCAGAGCCGGTCCCACCCCGGGCTGTGGAACACCAGGAAGCCCTGAAGACCAGTGCACCGGTCAGCCTGAGGATGGAGAGGAAAGACAAAGTTAACAAGATACAATTATCTAGTTTACTTTGCCGATAATGACTCTGAATTTACCCACCAGTTTATGGACCCTGTCCAGAACAAGATCAATAATCTCTTTGCCGATGGTATAGTGTCCACGGGCATAATTGTTAGCTGCATCCTCCTTGCCAGTGATCAGCTGGTCAGGGTGGAACAGCTGGCGATACGTCCCAGTCCGCACCTCATCTAAGGAAACAGACAGACATTTTGTTATTCAAACTGACTCACATATTACACTGCTATATTTAGCCAATGGTAACAATGCTTACCGATCACAGTGGGTTCAAGGTCCACAAAAACAGCTCTAGGGACATGCTTTCCAGCTCCAGTCTCACTGAAAAAAGTGTTGAAGGAATCATCTCCTCCGCCGATGGTCTTGTCACTGGGCATTTGTCCGTCTGGCTGAATGCCATGTTCCAAGCAGTAAAGCTCCCAGCAGGCATTCCCAATCTGGACGCCAGCCTGTCCAACGTGGATGGAGATGCATTCACgctgtggggaaaaaacaaaaataacatgtcaattagatgtacacctttttcttttagatcAGAGTGAAGGGACACAAATTGAAAAATTTTAATTGTATACTTGGGACCAATGCCAATTACTCCGTGCTTTTGGGCCAAACAGTCTTTAAAAAGTATCCCAATCACAAGCATACCAGTTTTCACTTGACTGCTTTCTCCATACATGGTGTTGCTATGCAACAAATCTTTCCTTCCTTAACTACCGATGACATACGCAGGCCCGGCCCTAACCAATCTGGCGCCCTAGGCAAGATTTTAGGTGGCGCC
The genomic region above belongs to Oreochromis aureus strain Israel breed Guangdong linkage group 14, ZZ_aureus, whole genome shotgun sequence and contains:
- the LOC116320327 gene encoding tubulin alpha chain-like, which translates into the protein MRECISIHVGQAGVQIGNACWELYCLEHGIQPDGQMPSDKTIGGGDDSFNTFFSETGAGKHVPRAVFVDLEPTVIDEVRSGTYRQLFHPEQLITGKEDAANNYARGHYTIGKEIIDLVLDRVRKLADQCTGLQGFLVFHSFGGGTGSGFTSLLMERLSVDYGKKSKLEFSIYPAPQVSTAVVEPYNSILTTHTTLEHSDCAFMVDNEAIYDICRRNLDIERPSYTNLNRLISQIVSSITASLRFDGALNVDLTEFQTNLVPYPRIHFPLATYAPVISAEKAYHEQLTVSEITNACFEPANQMVKCDPRHGKYMACCLLYRGDVVPKDVNAAIAAIKTKRTIQFVDWCPTGFKVGINYQPPTVVPGGDLAKVQRAVCMLSNTTAIAEAWARLDHKFDLMYAKRAFVHWYVGEGMEEGEFSEAREDMAALEKDYEEVGVDSVDGEGDEEGEE